In the Bicyclus anynana chromosome 6, ilBicAnyn1.1, whole genome shotgun sequence genome, one interval contains:
- the LOC112049194 gene encoding cytochrome P450 CYP12A2: MVSKGCTVVKEAEDQLKPWRKIPGPLSLPIIGQLLHFLPGGWLYNRPIELQELLHKHYGPIVRIDGNLGFPPITFIFDPEAAITLFRKEDPLPVRPGFDSIIYHRKHFYHKHEDDPNGLIIDHGEVWRKLRTMVNPVMLQTKTIKLYANVMAEVSDDMITRLRSKLNKQKMLETNLFTELNLWALESVGVVALGGRLNCLDPNLPDDSPAKKLIVTVHDIFKILHELDFTPSLWKYITTPTYKKGIKLYSEHMRLNEFFIDKAIQQLKSKEEKNDKDKSILEKLLEMDRNVAVTVSNDLLLAGVDTSASTTLALLYLLAANPEKQNKLREEVLSDEEKRPYLKACIKEALRLYPVLGGNFRQTTKEHDVLGYRIPKNMNIFIGNQSLCLMEEQFPKPTEFIPERWIVDKNDPLYYGNAHPFSHTPFGFGVRSCIGRRIAELEIETFISKMVKNFKLDWIGSPPKRTRICAINYILEPYNFVFNDV, translated from the exons GTTGGTTGTACAATCGCCCGATTGAGTTACAAGAGTTACTGCATAAACACTATGGGCCTATCGTAAGAATAGATGGAAATCTGGGTTTCCCTCCAATCACTTTTATCTTTGATCCGGAAGCTGCCATAACG CTTTTCCGCAAAGAAGACCCACTACCCGTCCGCCCAGGGTTCGACTCTATAATATATCACAGGAAACATTTTTACCACAAGCACGAGGATGATCCAAATGGATTGATAATTGA ccacGGTGAGGTTTGGAGAAAATTACGTACAATGGTGAACCCTGTAATGCTGCAaaccaaaacaataaaattatacgcGAATGTTATGGCGGAGGTGTCAGATGATATGATTACAAG aTTGAGATCAAAACTCAATAAGCAGAAGATGCTAGAAACTAATTTATTCACTGAACTAAACCTCTGGGCTTTAGAATCAGTTGGAGTTGTGGCACTTGGTGGACGTCTGAACTGCCTTGATCCAAACCTACCAGATGACTCTCCTGCAAAGAAGCTGATAGTTACAGTGcatgatatatttaaaatactgcATGAGCTAGATTTTACACCTAGCCTTTGGAAGTACATAACAACTCCTACATACAAAAAAGGGATTAAATTATATAGTGAACATATGAG gttaaatgaatttttcataGATAAAGCTATCCAGCAGCTTAAAtctaaagaagaaaaaaatgacaaagacaaaagcATTTTGGAAAAACTGCTAGAAATGGACCGCAACGTGGCAGTTACTGTATCTAATGATTTATTGCTCGCTGGTGTTGACACG tCTGCCAGTACTACTTTGGCGTTATTGTATCTTTTGGCGGCAAATCCAgagaaacaaaacaaattaagagAGGAGGTTCTGTCGGATGAAGAAAAGCGTCCATATCTTAAAGCTTGCATCAAGGAGGCGCTCAGGTTATATCCTGTTCTTGGAGGGAATTTTAGACAGACAACGAAAGAGCATGATGTTTTAGGGTACAGAATACCCAAAAAT atgaatatttttataggtaatcAATCTTTATGTTTGATGGAGGAACAATTTCCGAAACCGACAGAATTTATACCAGAAAGATGGATCGTTGATAAAAATGACCCCCTCTATTATGGAAATGCACATCCTTTCTCTCACACTCCCTTTGGATTTGGGGTTCGGAGTTGTATAG GTCGACGTATTGCTGAATTGGAGATCGAAACTTTCATATCTAAAATGGTTAAAAATTTCAAGCTAGATTGGATTGGATCGCCGCCAAAACGTACGCGAATTTGTGCTATAAACTATATACTTGAgccttataattttgtttttaatgatgtCTAA